A part of Canis lupus familiaris isolate Mischka breed German Shepherd chromosome 4, alternate assembly UU_Cfam_GSD_1.0, whole genome shotgun sequence genomic DNA contains:
- the MYOZ3 gene encoding myozenin-3 isoform X3 has product MGLWTAFCLMIPKEQKGSVMAAMGDLTGPVPLLDLGKKLSVPQDLMMEELSLRNNRGSLLFQKRQRRVQRFTFEFAASPQAIADGSTKGKVLGTAELGTVANGPEGQNFHSELHIFPASSRGPEDAQSAAFPAERARSPSALAPGYAEPLKGVPPEKFNHTAIPKGYRCPWQEFISYRDYQSEGRSHTPSLAEYRNFNKIYLTSEEASTMSQEEWVPNSWWGWV; this is encoded by the exons ATGGGTCTCTGGACCGCATTTTGCTT GATGATCCCTAAGGAGCAGAAGGGGTCAGTGATGGCTGCCATGGGGGACCTCACTGGACCAG TCCCTTTGCTGGACCTGGGCAAGAAGCTGAGTGTGCCCCAAGACTTGATGATGGAGGAGCTCTCTCTACGCAACAACAGAGGTTCCCTCCTCTTCCAGAAGAGACAGCGCCGGGTGCAGAGATTCACCTTTGAGTTTGCAGCCAGCCCGCAGGCG ATTGCAGATGGAAGCACCAAGGGGAAGGTGCTGGGAACAGCAGAGCTGGGGACG GTTGCCAATGGCCCCGAGGGGCAGAACTTCCACTCTGAGCTCCACATCTTCCCAGCTTCATCCCGGGGCCCTGAGGACGCCCAGTCTGCAGCCTTCCCTGCAGAGCGTGCCCGCAGCCCCAGCGCCCTGGCACCAG GCTATGCGGAGCCACTGAAGGGCGTCCCGCCAGAGAAGTTCAACCACACGGCCATCCCCAAGGGCTACCGCTGTCCTTGGCAGGAGTTCATCAGCTACCGGGACTACCAGAGCGAGGGCAGAAGTCACACCCCTAGCCTTGCCGAGTACCGAAATTTCAACAA AATCTACCTGACATCAGAGGAAGCAAGCACCATGAGTCAAGAGGAGTGGGTCCCTAACTCCTGGTGGGGATGGGTATAG
- the MYOZ3 gene encoding myozenin-3 isoform X1, producing MGLWTAFCLMIPKEQKGSVMAAMGDLTGPVPLLDLGKKLSVPQDLMMEELSLRNNRGSLLFQKRQRRVQRFTFEFAASPQAIADGSTKGKVLGTAELGTVANGPEGQNFHSELHIFPASSRGPEDAQSAAFPAERARSPSALAPGYAEPLKGVPPEKFNHTAIPKGYRCPWQEFISYRDYQSEGRSHTPSLAEYRNFNKTPVPFGGPLVGETLPRAGTPFVPELISGLELLRLRPSFNRVAQGWVRNLPESEEL from the exons ATGGGTCTCTGGACCGCATTTTGCTT GATGATCCCTAAGGAGCAGAAGGGGTCAGTGATGGCTGCCATGGGGGACCTCACTGGACCAG TCCCTTTGCTGGACCTGGGCAAGAAGCTGAGTGTGCCCCAAGACTTGATGATGGAGGAGCTCTCTCTACGCAACAACAGAGGTTCCCTCCTCTTCCAGAAGAGACAGCGCCGGGTGCAGAGATTCACCTTTGAGTTTGCAGCCAGCCCGCAGGCG ATTGCAGATGGAAGCACCAAGGGGAAGGTGCTGGGAACAGCAGAGCTGGGGACG GTTGCCAATGGCCCCGAGGGGCAGAACTTCCACTCTGAGCTCCACATCTTCCCAGCTTCATCCCGGGGCCCTGAGGACGCCCAGTCTGCAGCCTTCCCTGCAGAGCGTGCCCGCAGCCCCAGCGCCCTGGCACCAG GCTATGCGGAGCCACTGAAGGGCGTCCCGCCAGAGAAGTTCAACCACACGGCCATCCCCAAGGGCTACCGCTGTCCTTGGCAGGAGTTCATCAGCTACCGGGACTACCAGAGCGAGGGCAGAAGTCACACCCCTAGCCTTGCCGAGTACCGAAATTTCAACAA GACCCCAGTGCCCTTTGGAGGACCCTTAGTGGGGGAGACTCTTCCCAGGGCAGGCACCCCATTCGTCCCAGAGCTCATCAGTGGCTTGGAACTTCTTCGCCTCAGACCTAGCTTCAACAGAGTTGCCCAGGGCTGGGTCCGCAACCTTCCTGAGTCCGAGGAGCTGTAG
- the MYOZ3 gene encoding myozenin-3 isoform X2, producing the protein MIPKEQKGSVMAAMGDLTGPVPLLDLGKKLSVPQDLMMEELSLRNNRGSLLFQKRQRRVQRFTFEFAASPQAIADGSTKGKVLGTAELGTVANGPEGQNFHSELHIFPASSRGPEDAQSAAFPAERARSPSALAPGYAEPLKGVPPEKFNHTAIPKGYRCPWQEFISYRDYQSEGRSHTPSLAEYRNFNKTPVPFGGPLVGETLPRAGTPFVPELISGLELLRLRPSFNRVAQGWVRNLPESEEL; encoded by the exons ATGATCCCTAAGGAGCAGAAGGGGTCAGTGATGGCTGCCATGGGGGACCTCACTGGACCAG TCCCTTTGCTGGACCTGGGCAAGAAGCTGAGTGTGCCCCAAGACTTGATGATGGAGGAGCTCTCTCTACGCAACAACAGAGGTTCCCTCCTCTTCCAGAAGAGACAGCGCCGGGTGCAGAGATTCACCTTTGAGTTTGCAGCCAGCCCGCAGGCG ATTGCAGATGGAAGCACCAAGGGGAAGGTGCTGGGAACAGCAGAGCTGGGGACG GTTGCCAATGGCCCCGAGGGGCAGAACTTCCACTCTGAGCTCCACATCTTCCCAGCTTCATCCCGGGGCCCTGAGGACGCCCAGTCTGCAGCCTTCCCTGCAGAGCGTGCCCGCAGCCCCAGCGCCCTGGCACCAG GCTATGCGGAGCCACTGAAGGGCGTCCCGCCAGAGAAGTTCAACCACACGGCCATCCCCAAGGGCTACCGCTGTCCTTGGCAGGAGTTCATCAGCTACCGGGACTACCAGAGCGAGGGCAGAAGTCACACCCCTAGCCTTGCCGAGTACCGAAATTTCAACAA GACCCCAGTGCCCTTTGGAGGACCCTTAGTGGGGGAGACTCTTCCCAGGGCAGGCACCCCATTCGTCCCAGAGCTCATCAGTGGCTTGGAACTTCTTCGCCTCAGACCTAGCTTCAACAGAGTTGCCCAGGGCTGGGTCCGCAACCTTCCTGAGTCCGAGGAGCTGTAG
- the SYNPO gene encoding synaptopodin isoform X1 — protein sequence MEGCSEKANLLRHLEKVASEEEEVPLVVYLKENAALLTANGLHLSQNREVQQSQPSPPTTEAHSPAADGNQNLSSLSATLTTPAPNSNHSLPAADINQNPPATVTPQSLPLSNSQQPSEAQLPPNGTASDCKPSSLCSSGQPPEPAAEVRSSTLLIDKVAAPPTTTNTFSRETTPISDSGTPAPDFMSSSLLIDVQPSVPVVPTEQETSGWAATPTPTKLYSEVHFTLAKPPSVVNRTARPFGIQAPGSTSQMERSPMVERRHLGEKALASQPPIVADRSPRPQRHMMSHSPMVERRSVAQRSPALERRPLGNFTPPPTYAETLSTAPLAPRVRSPPSYSALYPSSDPKPSHLKSQAVPASKTGILEESMARRGSRKSMFTFVEKPKVTPNPDLLDLVQTADEKRRQRDQGEAGVEEEPFALGAEASNFQQESAPRDRASPAAAEEILPEWASCLKSPRIQAKPKPKPNQNLSEASGKGAELYARRQSRMEKYVIESSGHTELARCPSPTMSLPSSWKYSTNAPGGFRVASRSPARTPPASLYHGYLPENGVLRPEPTKQPAYPLRASLYVLSPIKEPVKASPRAASPAKPSSLDLVPSLPKGALPASPALPRASRSSPGLYTSPGQDGLQPTAVSPTYSSDISPVSPSRAWSPRAKQAPRPSFSTRNAGIEAQDRRESLPTSPPWTPGASRPPSSLDGWVSPGPWEPGQGGSRSSPPPPPPPPPPPPPPPPRSPSWSERSPSPLRPEAEARPPSRQLQALLARNIINAARRKSASPRPPGADSLRPFSPPGAPPPAPPPAPAPPPPPRLRSPQPARPGPAAAPGPAPAPGPGPGPGPAAAFSPIPRSPLSAAPSPCASPRSPLPAPPRPFPYRRSPTDSDVSLDSEDSGAKSPGILGYNICPRGWNGSVRLKRGSLPAEAPCTT from the exons ATGGAGGGATGCTCAGAGAAAGCCAACTTGCTGCGGCACCTGGAGAAGGTGGCCAGCGAGGAGGAAGAGGTCCCGCTGGTGGTTTATTTGAAGGagaatgcagccctgctgacgGCCAATGGGTTGCACCTGTCCCAGAACCGAGAGGTCCAGCAGAGCCAACCAAGCCCGCCCACGACAGAGGCCCACAGCCCAGCTGCAGATGGCAACCAGAACCTGTCCTCACTCAGTGCCACCCTCACCACACCAGCTCCTAACAGCAACCACAGCCTGCCAGCTGCAGACATCAACCAGAACCCACCGGCGACTGTCACCCCGCAGAGCCTGCCGCTCTCAAACAGCCAGCAGCCCTCGGAGGCACAGCTCCCTCCCAATGGCACGGCGTCAGATTGCAAACCCAGCAGCCTGTGTTCCAGCGGGCAGCCCCCAGAGCCAGCTGCGGAGGTGAGATCCAGCACACTTCTGATTGATAAGGTGGCAGCTCCACCTACCACCACCAACACCTTCTCCAGAGAAACTACTCCCATCTCCGACTCTGGGACCCCAGCCCCGGATttcatgtccagctccctgctcatcgaTGTACAGCCCAGTGTCCCAGTGGTGCCAACAGAACAAGAGACGTCTGGGTGGGCAGCCACGCCCACGCCCACCAAGCTATACAGTGAGGTCCACTTCACACTGGCCAAGCCCCCATCAGTGGTCAACAGGACCGCCAGACCCTTCGGCATCCAGGCGCCGGGGAGCACCAGCCAGATGGAGCGGAGCCCCATGGTAGAGAGACGACATCTTGGGGAGAAGGCCTTGGCTTCCCAGCCCCCCATCGTGGCAGACAGGAGCCCTCGGCCACAGAGACACATGATGTCCCACAGCCCCATGGTGGAAAGGAGGTCCGTGGCACAGCGAAGCCCTGCCTTGGAGAGACGCCCCTTGGGGAACTTCACTCCACCTCCCACCTATGCCGAGACCTTGTCCACGGCCCCCCTGGCTCCCCGGGTTAGGTCTCCCCCCTCCTACTCTGCCCTTTACCCCAGCTCCGACCCCAAGCCTTCTCATCTGAAGAGCCAGGCGGTTCCTGCCAGCAAGACGGGCATTTTGGAGGAGTCAATGGCCCGCAGGGGCAGCCGGAAATCCATGTTCACTTTCGTGGAGAAGCCCAAGGTGACCCCGAATCCAGACCTGCTGGACCTGGTACAGACGGCTGATGAGAAGCGGAGGCAGAGGGACCAGGGGGAGGCAGGCGTGGAGGAGGAGCCCTTCGCGCTGGGGGCTGAGGCCTCCAACTTCCAGCAGGAGTCAGCACCCCGGGACAGGGCCAGCCCCGCGGCGGCCGAGGAGATCCTCCCGGAGTGGGCCTCCTGCCTCAAGTCACCGCGCATCCAGGCCAAGCCGAAGCCCAAGCCCAACCAGAACCTGTCCGAGGCCTCCGGGAAGGGGGCCGAGCTCTATGCCCGCCGCCAGTCCCGGATGGAGAAGTATGTCATCGAGTCCTCGGGCCACACCGAACTGGCCCGCTGCCCTTCACCCACCATGTCCCTGCCTTCATCCTGGAAATATTCCACCAATGCTCCTGGCGGCTTCCGAGTGGCCTCCCGGAGCCCAGCCCGGACCCCGCCCGCCTCCCTCTACCACGGCTACCTGCCTGAGAATGGGGTCCTGCGCCCCGAGCCTACCAAGCAGCCGGCCTACCCGCTGCGGGCCTCGCTCTACGTCCTCTCGCCCATCAAGGAGCCTGTCAAGGCCTCGCCGAGAGCTGCCTCGCCCGCCAAGCCCAGCTCCCTGGACCTGGTGCCCAGCCTGCCCAAGGGGGCCCTCCCGGCGTCGCCCGCCCTGCCTCGGGCCTCCCGCTCCTCACCGGGCCTCTACACCTCTCCTGGCCAGGACGGCCTCCAGCCCACGGCCGTGAGCCCAACCTACAGCAGCGATATCTCCCCCGTGTCGCCCTCCAGGGCGTGGTCTCCCCGAGCCAAGCAGGCCCCCAGGCCTTCCTTCTCCACCCGGAATGCTGGGAtcgaggctcag GACCGCCGCGAGagcctgcccacctccccgcccTGGACGCCCGGCGCCTCCCGGCCCCCCAGCAGCCTGGACGGCTGGGTGAGCCCGGGGCCGTGGGAGCCGGGCCAGGGCGGCAGCAGGAgcagccccccgccgcccccgccgcccccgccgcccccgccgcccccgccgcccaggTCCCCCTCGTGGAGCGAGCGCTCGCCGTCCCCGCTGCGGCCCGAGGCCGAGGCGCGGCCCCCCAGCCGCCAGCTGCAGGCGCTCCTGGCGCGGAACATCATCAACGCGGCCCGGCGCAAGAGCGCCTCCCCGCGGCCGCCGGGCGCAGACAGCCTGCGGCCCTTCTCGCCgcccggggcgcccccgcccgcgcccccgcccgcgcccgcgcccccgcccccgccgcgcctgCGCTCGCCGcagcccgcccggcccggccccgccgccgcccccggccccgcccccgcccccggccccggccccggccccggccccgccgccgcgtTCTCCCCGATTCCGCGGAGCCCGCTGTCGGCCGCGCCCTCGCCCTGCGCCAGCCCCCGGAGCCCGCTGCCCGCGCCGCCCCGGCCCTTCCCCTACCGCCGCTCGCCCACGGACTCCGACGTGTCCCTCGACTCCGAGGACTCCGGGGCTAAGTCGCCCGGGATCCTCGGCTACAACATCTGCCCCCGCGGCTGGAACGGCAGTGTGAGGCTCAAGCGCGGCAGCCTCCCCGCCGAGGCCCCCTGCACCACCTAg